One part of the Engraulis encrasicolus isolate BLACKSEA-1 chromosome 17, IST_EnEncr_1.0, whole genome shotgun sequence genome encodes these proteins:
- the ifnphi4 gene encoding interferon phi 4 — MQHKFQQYSRKCLALLDQMGGEVTEDISPVHFPEDLYKLAKKSEPERLTWFVAQVLQEVSELMDGALEEVEEEEEESKEEESKEEGEEVLQWEEKEVKDFMSTLDTQLEGTLSCVHSKNKKSRRLHLYFKKLRNETVEKMEDKVKAWELVRKEVRNHLRRVNHLASIHI, encoded by the exons ATGCAGCACAAATTTCAACAGTACAGCAGGAAATGCCTGGCGCTACTGGACCAGATG GGTGGAGAAGTTACTGAAGACATCAGTCCAGTGCATTTCCCTGAGGACCTGTACAAGCTGGCTAAGAAATCAGAG CCTGAGAGACTCACCTGGTTCGTGGCCCAGGTGCTGCAGGAGGTGTCAGAGCTGATGGACGGAgccctggaggaggtggaggaggaagaggaggagagtaaggaggaggagagtaaggaggagggagaggaggtgctgcagtgggaggagaaggaggtgaaggaCTTCATGAGCACTCTGGACACACAGCTGGAGGGAACACTCTCATGT GTGCACTCTAAGAATAAGAAGAGCAGGAGGCTGCACCTCTACTTCAAGAAGCTGAGAAACGAAACTGTGGAGAAAATG GAGGACAAGGTCAAGGCCTGGGAGCTGGTGAGGAAGGAAGTCAGAAACCACCTGAGGAGAGTCAACCACCTGGCCAGCATTCACATCTAA